A region of the Gammaproteobacteria bacterium genome:
CTTTACCGTCGTGTGATCAATCGTAATAACCGTCTGAAACGTTTATTAGAACTCAGTGCGCCCGACATTATCGTGCGTAACGAAAAACGTATGCTGCAGGAGTCTGTTGATGCGTTGTTAGATAACGGCCGTCGTGGTCGTGCGATTACAGGTACTAACAAACGTCCATTAAAATCTTTGGCCGACATGATCAAAGGTAAGCAGGGTCGTTTCCGTCAGAACTTGTTAGGCAAGCGTGTTGATTTCTCGGGTCGTTCAGTGATTGTTGTTGGCCCTACCTTGCGCTTACACCAATGTGGACTGCCTAAGAAAATGGCTCTGGAATTATTCAAGCCGTTCATTTTCTCCAAGTTAGAGAGACGTGGTCTTGCGACTACCATTAAAGCAGCTAAGAAGCTGGTTGAGCGTGAGGGGGCCGAAGTCTGGGACATTCTCGAAGATGTAATTCGTGAGCACCCGGTGATGCTAAACCGTGCGCCAACACTTCATAGATTAGGTATACAGGCATTCGAGCCAGTGCTTATCGAAGGTAAAGCCATTCAGTTGCACCCTTTAGTCTGTACGGCTTTTAACGCTGACTTTGATGGCGATCAAATGGCGGTTCACGTACCACTATCACTGGAAGCACAGCTTGAAGCGCGCGCATTGATGATGGCAACCAATAACGTGTTGTCACCGGCTAATGGTGAGCCAATTATTGTGCCGACACAAGATGTTGTATTGGGTTTGTACTACATGACCCGTGAACGCATTAATGCCAAGGGCGAAGGCCGTGCTTTTTCCAGTATTGCAGAAGTAGAGCGCGCCTATAATGCTGGCGTTGTTGCGCTACATGCGCGTATTAAAGTACGCATCAACGAAGTTGAGCAGATGGAGGACGGTGAGCGTACAGCACGCACACGTCGTATCGATACCACGGTTGGACGCTGTATGTTGTTTGAGATTGTGCCTGAGGGCCTACCGTTTGAGGCCATCAATAGAGACATGAACAAGCGTGCGGTTTCAACCTTGATTAATACGGCTTATCGTCGTCTTGGTTTGAAAGACTGCGTGGTTTTCGCAGACCGTTTGATGTACATGGGTTTTAAGCAGTCAACCCGTGCCGGTGTTTCTATCGGTATTGACGATATGATTATTCCTGATTCAAAAGTGCCTATTCTTGCTAAAGCAGAAGCTGCGGTGAAAGAGATTGAGGGGCAATATATTTCTGGTCTTGTTACTAACGGTGAGCGTTATAACAAGGTTGTCGATATCTGGTCGCACACCAATGATGAGATTGCTAATGCAATGATGAGTCAGCTTGATAGCGAAGAAGTTGTCAACGCTGAAGGTGAGACAGTTAAGCAGCCTTCATTTAACTCAATCTTCATGATGGCTGACTCAGGTGCGCGTGGTAGTCAGGCGCAAATTCGTCAGCTTGCCGGTATGCGTGGTCTGATGGCCAAGCCCGATGGCTCTATTATTGAAACACCCATTACAGCCAACTTTAAGGAAGGCTTGAACGTTCTCCAGTATTTTATTTCCACCCATGGTGCACGTAAAGGTCTGGCCGATACTGCACTTAAAACCGCTAACTCGGGTTACCTGACTCGCCGCCTGGTTGATGTTGCGCAGGACTTGGTTGTGACAGGTGAAGATTGTGGCACCAGCGAAGGCTTGTTAATGCAGCCCTTGATTGAAGGTGGTGATGTGGTTGAGCCATTACGTGAGCGCGTATTAGGTCGTGTTGTCGTAAGAGACGTTATGCTGCCAGGGGACAGTAAAGAAATTGCTGTTGAGGCTGGTGTACTGCTTGATGAGCAGTGGGTAGAACGGCTTGAAGGGATGAGCGTTGATCAAATATGGGTGCGTTCACCGATCACTTGTGAATCACGTCATGGTGTTTGTGCGGCGTGTTATGGTCGCGACCTGGCTCGTGGTCACCGTGTTAACCAAGGTGAGGCAGTGGGTGTTATTGCCGCACAAAGTATTGGTGAGCCTGGCACCCAGTTGACCATGCGTACCTTCCATATTGGTGGTGCAGCATCGCGTTCAGCAGCGGCAGATAGTGTTGAAGTGAAATCATCTGGAACCTTGCGGCTGCATAATATCAAGCTGGTGTCGCATGCCAGTGGCAACAGTGTTGCCGTGTCACGTTCTGGTGAGTTGACCTTAGTTGATGGCGCGGGCCGTGAACGTGAGCGTTATAAAATTCCTTATGGCGCGGTGTTAAGCGTGAGTGATGGCGACAAGATTGCAGCGGGTCAAATTGTTGCCAACTGGGATCCTCACACCCACCCTGTTATTTCAGAAGTGTCAGGGCGAGCGAAGTTTATCGATTTTGTTGAAGATGTTAGCGTTCAAACCCAGCTTGATGAGGTGACGGGGCTATCCAGTATTGTTGCCCTGGATCCGAAAGCGCGAGTTGGTTCGGCGACAAAAGATATACGCCCTATCATTAAGCTGCTAGACGATGATGGCGAGGAATTGTGTATTCCTGGCACTGAGATTACTGCGCAATATCCACTCCCTTCTGGTGCTATCGTTAATTTGAAGGATGGTGCTAAGATTGGTGTGGGTGACGTTATTGCCAGGCTGCCACAGGAATCATCCAAGACCCGTGATATCACTGGGGGGCTGCCTCGTGTTGCGGATTTATTTGAAGCACGCAAGCCAAAAGAACCTTCAATTCTTGCGGAAATTACCGGTACGGTTAGTTTTGGTAAGGAGACAAAAGGTAAGCAGCGGCTCGTTATTACCGGTGCAGAGGATGAACATTACGAAGCACTGATCCCAAAATGGCGTCAGCTTAATGTATTTGAAGGTGAGCATGTAGAAAGAGGTGAAACCATTGCCGATGGGCCGCCTAACCCACATGACATTTTGCGTCTATTGGGCGTAACGGTTTTGGCTAACTACATTAGTAATGAAGTGCAGGAGGTTTATCGACTGCAGGGTGTCAAGATCAATGATAAGCATATTGAAGTCATTGTGCGCCAGATGTTACGTAAGTCTGAAATCACCGGCAGTGGTGACTCTCGCTTCCTCAAGGGTGAGCAGTTAGACCGTGGCCGTATTCTTGAAGAAAACGATAAAGTGGTTGAGCAGGATAAAATGCCTGCGACCCATGTGCCCATTTTGCTGGGTATTACCAAAGCATCGCTGGCAACTGAGTCATTTATTTCGGCGGCATCGTTCCAAGAAACGACACGAGTGCTTACTGAGGCGGCGGTTAATGGCAAGCGCAATAGTCTGCGTGGCTTGAAAGAAAACGTCATCGTCGGGCGTTTGATTCCTGCGGGGACA
Encoded here:
- the rpoC gene encoding DNA-directed RNA polymerase subunit beta', which codes for LYRRVINRNNRLKRLLELSAPDIIVRNEKRMLQESVDALLDNGRRGRAITGTNKRPLKSLADMIKGKQGRFRQNLLGKRVDFSGRSVIVVGPTLRLHQCGLPKKMALELFKPFIFSKLERRGLATTIKAAKKLVEREGAEVWDILEDVIREHPVMLNRAPTLHRLGIQAFEPVLIEGKAIQLHPLVCTAFNADFDGDQMAVHVPLSLEAQLEARALMMATNNVLSPANGEPIIVPTQDVVLGLYYMTRERINAKGEGRAFSSIAEVERAYNAGVVALHARIKVRINEVEQMEDGERTARTRRIDTTVGRCMLFEIVPEGLPFEAINRDMNKRAVSTLINTAYRRLGLKDCVVFADRLMYMGFKQSTRAGVSIGIDDMIIPDSKVPILAKAEAAVKEIEGQYISGLVTNGERYNKVVDIWSHTNDEIANAMMSQLDSEEVVNAEGETVKQPSFNSIFMMADSGARGSQAQIRQLAGMRGLMAKPDGSIIETPITANFKEGLNVLQYFISTHGARKGLADTALKTANSGYLTRRLVDVAQDLVVTGEDCGTSEGLLMQPLIEGGDVVEPLRERVLGRVVVRDVMLPGDSKEIAVEAGVLLDEQWVERLEGMSVDQIWVRSPITCESRHGVCAACYGRDLARGHRVNQGEAVGVIAAQSIGEPGTQLTMRTFHIGGAASRSAAADSVEVKSSGTLRLHNIKLVSHASGNSVAVSRSGELTLVDGAGRERERYKIPYGAVLSVSDGDKIAAGQIVANWDPHTHPVISEVSGRAKFIDFVEDVSVQTQLDEVTGLSSIVALDPKARVGSATKDIRPIIKLLDDDGEELCIPGTEITAQYPLPSGAIVNLKDGAKIGVGDVIARLPQESSKTRDITGGLPRVADLFEARKPKEPSILAEITGTVSFGKETKGKQRLVITGAEDEHYEALIPKWRQLNVFEGEHVERGETIADGPPNPHDILRLLGVTVLANYISNEVQEVYRLQGVKINDKHIEVIVRQMLRKSEITGSGDSRFLKGEQLDRGRILEENDKVVEQDKMPATHVPILLGITKASLATESFISAASFQETTRVLTEAAVNGKRNSLRGLKENVIVGRLIPAGTGLSYHQARRKAKLAAPAVEVDEVAASASEVEAALKEELNAATNATSNA